The genomic interval AAGAGTCTACGCATCATACAACTATTATATGTAGGACGGCCATGCCCTGTCGGGTCATAACAACAGCCCCACCAAAAACCCACTCCTTCTGTACCAACCCAAACTTCCCATATTGGATGAGTTGGGCTATCGTCACAATTGACTCCGTTAGCGGGAGTACCGCCTGGAGAATCATATTCATCCAATAACCAACCAAAAGCATGACCCATTTCATGTGCCATTACACGGTTCATGGAATACCCATTATAGGAAACCGCTATACCCTGCCAGTACCCGGCTCCACCATATACCCAACAATTTGCTAAAACAAGTATTAAATCATAATCTGGAGCAGACTCAGCTGCCGCCCATACTTTGGAAGTATTGATGTGTAGTAATCTACCCGAATACCCGCCATCAAGTGCTGTATTTACCACTGCACTGGGAGAGGGACAACCAGAGTCAATGCCAGACTCTTCAGAGATTACATCTACTCTATGCACATTAAAATATTTTGCGTATTCCTTATAGGGAGGAACTATAGAAAATAGATAGTTTATAAGTGTGTCAACATTATCATGATACTTTGCCATTTCAGCATTCGTGTACCCATCCCCCAGCACAACTATATCAATACGATTAGTGATGTGTCCATTGTTGATTATGGTCTCACAATCCCAGAGTCTCTTGCGACGCCTACTCTCTCCTCTTAACTTCTCTATCTCTTCTTCACTAGTAGCTCTTGTCCATACTACATCACCTTTAGGCGATAATACCTCAATTTTAGCCATATTTGAAAAGAGAGGCAACCTGACAACAAAATCGGTTTCATCCAATTTTTGTATACCACCAGTGAGTTCACCTTCTTCAGATAGATAATCGTAAAACACAATTGATGGGTCACCAATGGAGACAAAGTGTAATACTTTACTTTCTTTGCTATAAATTTTTGCCCTATACCTGTCGTATTTACACTCACAATCCAGCCTTTGTCCTATAAATCCGGGTGCTATTCGTATACCTTTCTCAGTTATCAAACCCTTAGAATAGTGCAATTTGAGTATTAACACTTCAGCCTTCACTTGTGCTAAATTAAGATTGTCTCCAACTGCATACCTTATAGGAAACAATAGCAAAGCTGTCAACCATACAAGTTTACCAAATTTTACCATGATACCCTCCTTTTTTTCTTAATTTTTCAATCTCTTTGTTAGTAATACTCCTTACCCATACTATTTTACCTTCAGGTGATAATATCTCAATTTTAGCCATATTTGGAAGGACAGGCAATCTTACGACAAAATCGGTCTCATTGAGCTTCACTGTGCCTCCTCTTAGTTCTTCCTCTTCTAATAGATAATCATAGAAAATAACTGATGGGTCACCAATAGAAACATAATGCAATACATTTCCCGCCGGGCCGTAAATTTTTGTAGTATATCCTCTGGACTCAGTCTCCCAATTCGAGTTTTGTCTTATAAATCCGGGTGCTATTCGTATGCCTTTCTCAGTTATTGAGCCATCAGAATAGTGTAGTGTAAGCGTCATCACTTCAGCCTTTCCTTGGAGTAAACTGGCATTTTTCTTATTTGCACACCTTATGTAAAGCGAGAGCAAAACTATTAACATTACCCACCCAAATTTAGCCTTTTTCCCCATAATAATCTTTATTGGCACTCAACAATCTAGCACAAAACTCGAGCATTCCTCACCCTCCATATATAATATAATCTATTTTCTTAGTTTGTCAACTCAATATTTCGTTCAAGTTAAAGTAGGCTCTTTATTTCTTTTTCAATTTCTACTTCCATTCCTTCTTTGAAGCCAACATGCTGAGAGGCAATTTTACCTTCCTTATCAATAATATAAGTTGTAGGTATAGCTTGTATATTGTATGTCTTAACGATATCGGGTGTGCCTATAAGCACAGGATAATTAATCTTATATGACTTAGCAAACTTGTTTAGCTTTTCCTTTTTATCAAATCCAATTCCAAGTATAATAAGCCCTTGTGTTTTGTATTTATTGTAAAGTGATATAAGTTTAGGTATCTCTACCCTACACGGTGGGCACCATGTAGCCCAGAAGTCAATAACTACAACTTTACCCTTTTGCTCACTTAGAGTGTAGCGCTTACCTTTTAAGTCATCAAGTGTGAAATCTGGTGCAATCCTTTCAGTAGATTCGTTTGACTGTGTTGTCTTCTCTGTCTTTTCATTCTTTGCCTCCCTTTTGCAACTTGGCAGTCCCAAAGCTACTACCAAAAATGCAAGCACTAATTTATTCATCACAATAAAATTAACGCTATTCTCCCTTCCATGTATCTATCTGAGCTTTCTGTAGTTTACCTGAATAGTCAATGTAAACTGTTTGAATCTCAGTAAATATTTCATAAGCGGTCCAGCCACCTTCTCTATGTCCATTGCCAGTATTCTTTACACCTCCAAACGGTAGGTGGCACTCTGCCCCAATTGTAGGTCCATTTACATAAGTTATACCAGCCTCAATACGCTCAATTGCGACCATTGCAGAATTTACATTACGAGTATAAATAGAAGAAGATAACCCATATTTGGTAGAGTTTATAACATCAATTGCTTCATCTAAATCCTTTACTTTAAGTACTGCAAGCACTGGGCCAAATATTTCCTCTTGTGCAATCCGCATATTAGGATGCACCCCAGTAAACACTGTTGGCTCATAGAACCAGCCATCCTTACATTCGCCTTTGGTATAAAAATTGCCACCGCATACAAGGGTTGCACCCTCACTCTTTCCAACCTGAACATACTCATGCACCTTTTCACGCTGTCGTTTAGACACGAGTGGTCCCATCTCTACAGACTCATCAAGCCCATTCCCAATCTTTATACGCTTTGCCCTATCTACCAGCATATCTACAAATTTATCATGGATAGGAGTATGCAAAATCAACCTTGAAGTCGCGGTGCACCTCTGTCCCGTAGTCCCAAATGCACCCCAAATTACACCTTCTAAGGCAAGCTCAAGGTCTGCATCCTCCATAACAATTTGAGCATTCTTGCCACCAAGTTCCAAAGATACTCGCTTTAGTCCTTTACCTGCTATTTCTGCAATCCTACTACCAGTCTCAACTGACCCTGTAAAACTTACCACCCCTACACCGGGATGGGTAGCAATTGCTTCACCTACAAGCTCACCAGAACCATGAACAAGATTTATGGCTGTAGGTAGAACACCTGCCTCAAGTAACAGCTCAACAAGCCTGGTAGCAGTCATAGGAGACTCACGCGATGGCTTAAACACAATAGTATTTCCAGCAAGTAAAGCAGGGATTAGCTTCCAGCAAGGAATGGCAGCCGGGAAGTTCCATGGGGTTATTAACCCAGCTACTCCAATAGGTCTCCTAAATGTGAGACAAACCTTATTACGCAGCTCTGATGGCACAGTCTCACCAAAGAAACGCCGTCCTTCACCAAATGCATAATATGCAGTATCTACACCCTCTTGAACATCACCTCTTGTTTCTTTAAGCACTTTGCCCATCTCCTGAGTTTCAATCCTTGCAAGTTCCTCTTTATATTTAGTAAGTAAATCACCAAAATTTTTCATAATTTCACCACGCTTTGGAATAGGTAATTTACTCCACTCAGTGAATGCAGTCTTAGCACTCTTTACTGCTTTATCTACATCATCAGCCCCAGAGTAGGGAAAGACGCCAACCTCTTCTTGGGTTGCAGGGCTTGTCTTAACAAAAGTCTCACCACTACGGGCTTCTATCCATTTCCCATTTATATAATTTTTGTACATCTCACCCCCTATTAAACTTTTATTAGTTTATACTTCTGTGTTCCAAGTCCAATTTGTTCAGCATAATTAAGTTGCACCTCTGGCTCAGCAGATGGATGAAGCTTACCAAATTTACCAAGAGAAGCTTTATTCACCAAGTCAAATGATGCAGCGTCTATACTTACTGGGTCAAGTGATGCAAGTATCCCAATATCAGGTACAACGGGAGGGTCACTTGAACCCCAACAATCGCAAAGAGGGGTAACATCAGTTATAAAATTGATGTAACCAACACGTTTACCAGTAACTGCTCCCTTTGCATACTCTATCATCCTCTCCTGTAGCTGAACTGATACATCTTCCCAATTTATTTTAATAGCCCCAATCTTACATACACTGATACATACAGCACAGCCAATGCATTTGGAACTCAAAATCTTTGCTACATCTGTTATTTTGATAGCATCTGCTGGGCACCAACGCTTGCAAGCACCGCATCCGGTACACTCATCACCGACCCATGGTGATACACTTGAGTGTTGCTCAAGTTTACCTGCCTTTGAAGCGCACCCCATTCCTAAATTCTTAAGTGCACCACCAAATCCTGTTACATAATGACCTTTGAAATGTGATATAACAATCATAATGTCTGCATAATAAATTGAACTCGCTATCTTTAGCTCATTGAAGTGTTTTCCATTACTCTTAACTTTAATATGCTCTTCACCCCTAAGGCCATCAGCAATAATAATTGGGGCTCCGTTAAATCCGTGCTCAGCTGCTAACCTAATATGAGACGGAGCGTCACCACGTTC from bacterium carries:
- a CDS encoding TlpA disulfide reductase family protein; amino-acid sequence: MNKLVLAFLVVALGLPSCKREAKNEKTEKTTQSNESTERIAPDFTLDDLKGKRYTLSEQKGKVVVIDFWATWCPPCRVEIPKLISLYNKYKTQGLIILGIGFDKKEKLNKFAKSYKINYPVLIGTPDIVKTYNIQAIPTTYIIDKEGKIASQHVGFKEGMEVEIEKEIKSLL
- a CDS encoding aldehyde dehydrogenase family protein produces the protein MYKNYINGKWIEARSGETFVKTSPATQEEVGVFPYSGADDVDKAVKSAKTAFTEWSKLPIPKRGEIMKNFGDLLTKYKEELARIETQEMGKVLKETRGDVQEGVDTAYYAFGEGRRFFGETVPSELRNKVCLTFRRPIGVAGLITPWNFPAAIPCWKLIPALLAGNTIVFKPSRESPMTATRLVELLLEAGVLPTAINLVHGSGELVGEAIATHPGVGVVSFTGSVETGSRIAEIAGKGLKRVSLELGGKNAQIVMEDADLELALEGVIWGAFGTTGQRCTATSRLILHTPIHDKFVDMLVDRAKRIKIGNGLDESVEMGPLVSKRQREKVHEYVQVGKSEGATLVCGGNFYTKGECKDGWFYEPTVFTGVHPNMRIAQEEIFGPVLAVLKVKDLDEAIDVINSTKYGLSSSIYTRNVNSAMVAIERIEAGITYVNGPTIGAECHLPFGGVKNTGNGHREGGWTAYEIFTEIQTVYIDYSGKLQKAQIDTWKGE
- a CDS encoding M64 family metallopeptidase, giving the protein MVKFGKLVWLTALLLFPIRYAVGDNLNLAQVKAEVLILKLHYSKGLITEKGIRIAPGFIGQRLDCECKYDRYRAKIYSKESKVLHFVSIGDPSIVFYDYLSEEGELTGGIQKLDETDFVVRLPLFSNMAKIEVLSPKGDVVWTRATSEEEIEKLRGESRRRKRLWDCETIINNGHITNRIDIVVLGDGYTNAEMAKYHDNVDTLINYLFSIVPPYKEYAKYFNVHRVDVISEESGIDSGCPSPSAVVNTALDGGYSGRLLHINTSKVWAAAESAPDYDLILVLANCWVYGGAGYWQGIAVSYNGYSMNRVMAHEMGHAFGWLLDEYDSPGGTPANGVNCDDSPTHPIWEVWVGTEGVGFWWGCCYDPTGHGRPTYNSCMMRRLLDKYCAVCREQLVKRIYGFNIATLIDSAYPNSDSVAIGVNDTLQLKIDKLTAPTTEVNWLVNGSSQGVTTDSFLFVAPDTAGKFEVKVTVKDTTKWVRRDPPPLLVNGSERNWSVTVTTAPPGVSASFDVPLVFSLSQSQPNPFNRITHIRYALPEKGKVKLVVYNLAGQRVRTLIDKRDKPGYKAVIWDGTDDYGKLVGNSIYFCRLESNGKVLTCKMVLVK
- a CDS encoding DUF362 domain-containing protein gives rise to the protein MSKVYFIDFSTGFRKKSYPSQDIISKLDSLFIRSGLLDLFKEKELGVKPLVACKLHFGERGNTGFVKPVFVKKIVEIIKLKGGLPFLTDTNSLYVGERGDAPSHIRLAAEHGFNGAPIIIADGLRGEEHIKVKSNGKHFNELKIASSIYYADIMIVISHFKGHYVTGFGGALKNLGMGCASKAGKLEQHSSVSPWVGDECTGCGACKRWCPADAIKITDVAKILSSKCIGCAVCISVCKIGAIKINWEDVSVQLQERMIEYAKGAVTGKRVGYINFITDVTPLCDCWGSSDPPVVPDIGILASLDPVSIDAASFDLVNKASLGKFGKLHPSAEPEVQLNYAEQIGLGTQKYKLIKV